In the Wyeomyia smithii strain HCP4-BCI-WySm-NY-G18 chromosome 2, ASM2978416v1, whole genome shotgun sequence genome, one interval contains:
- the LOC129720376 gene encoding uncharacterized protein K02A2.6-like codes for MVDAYTKWPEIRVCKSIIAEHTERMCREIFGRFGIPAVFVSDHGTQFTAESFQRFLKFNGITHKMGAPYHPATNGQAERYVQTFKQKLKAIRCPKSKLDVEIANILMTYRKMIHPSTGRSPSMVLGRQIKSRLDLMLPTNSVSRPANPVNRVFFDGDKVRVRDFLSANKWQFGQVVSKLGKMRYSIRLDDRRLWERHVDHMCGVGSNLDSSSRAGSKEMAPEFATPIVTTASSGDNRSCEVQPVVGTSFTSESQAPPPVQPVANGGQQAVVSEGARMGNVEPVQPVRRSNRVVKPPCRLNL; via the coding sequence ATGGTCGATGCTTATACAAAATGGCCCGAGATTCGAGTGTGCAAATCAATCATAGCTGAGCATACGGAGAGAATGTGTCGGGAGATTTTTGGCCGATTCGGAATTCCGGCCGTGTTCGTGAGTGATCACGGAACCCAGTTTACGGCGGAATCGTTTCAAAGATTCTTGAAGTTCAACGGAATAACACACAAGATGGGTGCACCTTACCACCCCGCGACTAACGGTCAAGCCGAAAGGTACGTACAAACGTTTAAGCAGAAGCTCAAAGCAATACGTTGTCCGAAATCGAAACTAGATGTCGAAATTGCCAATATTCTAATGACATACCGAAAGATGATTCATCCGTCAACCGGACGATCACCCTCTATGGTGCTCGGGAGACAGATTAAGTCCCGATTGGACCTAATGCTACCTACAAATTCAGTGAGCAGACCAGCTAACCCCGTTAACCGAGTGTTCTTCGATGGTGATAAAGTGCGTGTCCGCGATTTTCTGTCGGCAAACAAGTGGCAGTTCGGACAGGTCGTTTCAAAGCTGGGCAAAATGCGATATTCGATTCGCTTGGATGACAGAAGGCTGTGGGAAAGGCATGTGGATCACATGTGTGGCGTTGGATCGAATTTGGATTCGTCATCAAGAGCAGGTTCGAAGGAGATGGCTCCAGAGTTTGCGACTCCTATTGTAACAACAGCATCCAGTGGCGACAACCGCAGTTGCGAGGTTCAACCGGTAGTTGGTACATCCTTCACATCAGAATCTCAAGCACCCCCGCCTGTTCAACCCGTGGCGAACGGCGGTCAGCAAGCTGTAGTATCGGAAGGTGCACGAATGGGGAACGTTGAGCCAGTTCAACCAGTACGTCGTTCGAACAGGGTAGTGAAGCCACCATGTAGACTGAAtctctaa
- the LOC129720377 gene encoding uncharacterized protein K02A2.6-like, whose protein sequence is MPAPTDVTSLRSFLGAVNFYSKFVLQMHQLRHPLDALLKKDVRFHWSSTCQLSFEKIKQMLQSDLLLTHYDPNLEIIIAADASKTGIGAVALHRFPDGSMKAIAHASRSLTQAEVGYSQVEKEGLALVFGVTKFHRMILGRKFTLQTDNQPLMRIFGSKKGIPPHTANRLQQWALTLLCYDFEIEYISTTQFGYADVLSRLIDSHTKSDEDFIIATIQLEEDVEVSLNEAVSSLPVTFNMIRKATLKCPVLQLVIQYNQKGWPSSASSIEDDSVHQFYPYRESVAVLKGCLMMSDRLVIPSNFRQRILKQLHRGHPGIERMEAIARSYVFWPKIDHAIENFVKKCNNCATHSKKPTKVPLQSWPQPTKPWERIHIDFAGPFFDQYFLVVVDAHSKWPEVKIVQSPTTPAVTEFLDELFSRFGDPETVVSDNGSQFTSDHFAAFCKEHEIQHLRTAPYHPQTNGQAERFVDTLKRSLMKINEGEKIAKTLQVFLQTYRSTPSRTLQGKSPTELMLGRKMRTILSLLKPTQRQPATVNQKQNEQFNRKHGTVSRSFQTGDKVYAKVYTANKWIWSAGEVIEAIGNVNYNVLLEVQHTRRKLIRSHANQLKHREADGNLPDSTSELSILVDMFGLHPVPTSTIHETTAPPPVLPDVQKDPVEAPVETPILQDIPELPAGHENEPDDCHEQQVEAKNPEQPVTPVLPTSE, encoded by the coding sequence ATGCCTGCACCAACCGATGTCACCAGCCTTCGTTCTTTTCTGGGCGCTGTAAACTTTTACTCGAAGTTTGTTTTGCAAATGCATCAGCTTCGACATCCATTAGATGCACTCTTAAAGAAGGACGTCCGTTTCCATTGGTCCTCAACATGTCAACTGTCgtttgaaaaaatcaagcaaatgcTACAATCAGACTTGCTGCTCACGCACTATGACCCAAATCTGGAAATCATCATCGCGGCAGACGCATCAAAGACTGGTATTGGTGCAGTCGCATTACATCGGTTTCCTGATGGTTCCATGAAAGCAATCGCACATGCATCTCGTTCGTTGACTCAAGCTGAAGTTGGATATAGCCAAGTGGAAAAGGAAGGTTTGGCGCTGGTGTTTGGAGTCACAAAGTTCCACCGCATGATCCTCGGCCGGAAATTCACGCTGCAAACCGACAACCAACCCTTGATGCGAATCTTTGGTTCGAAAAAGGGTATTCCGCCGCATACAGCAAACCGCTTGCAACAGTGGGCGCTAACTCTCCTGTGCTACGACTTCGAAATCGAATACATCTCCACCACCCAGTTTGGTTATGCGGATGTACTATCACGCTTGATCGACAGTCATACGAAATCGGATGAAGATTTCATCATCGCTACTATCCAGTTAGAGGAAGACGTCGAAGTTTCACTGAATGAAGCTGTCAGTTCGTTACCAGTCACATTCAACATGATTCGGAAAGCTACACTGAAGTGCCCAGTCCTACAGCTAGTGATTCAGTACAACCAGAAAGGTTGGCCTTCCTCCGCAAGCAGCATCGAAGACGATTCAGTACATCAATTCTATCCTTACCGTGAATCTGTTGCTGTTTTGAAAGGCTGTTTAATGATGTCGGATCGGTTAGTAATTCCGTCTAACTTTCGCCAACGAATTCTGAAGCAACTCCATCGAGGTCATCCCGGAATCGAGAGGATGGAAGCTATCGCTCGCAGTTATGTTTTCTGGCCAAAAATCGACCACGCCATCGAAAATTTTGTCAAGAAATGCAACAACTGTGCCACCCACTCGAAGAAACCAACAAAGGTTCCACTGCAATCATGGCCGCAACCAACCAAACCATGGGAACGAATTCATATTGATTTCGCTGGGCCGTTTTTCGACCAATATTTCTTGGTAGTTGTCGATGCGCATTCAAAATGGCCGGAAGTAAAGATCGTACAATCTCCAACCACACCAGCAGTTACTGAATTCCTGGATGAACTGTTTTCACGATTTGGAGATCCAGAAACTGTAGTATCAGACAACGGTTCGCAGTTTACCTCGGATCACTTTGCAGCATTCTGCAAGGAGCATGAAATCCAGCATTTACGAACAGCGCCGTATCACCCACAAACGAACGGCCAAGCAGAAAGATTCGTCGATACGCTGAAACGTTCGCTGATGAAAATTAATGAGGGGGAGAAGATTGCCAAGACGCTACAAGTATTCCTTCAGACGTACCGTTCAACACCAAGCCGTACACTACAAGGAAAATCGCCAACAGAACTGATGCTGGGTCGGAAGATGCGGACAATCCTCAGCCTACTTAAACCCACACAACGTCAGCCAGCCACCGTGAACCAGAAACAGAATGAGCAATTCAACAGAAAACATGGCACAGTTTCCCGTTCGTTTCAAACTGGAGACAAAGTCTATGCCAAGGTATACACTGCCAATAAGTGGATCTGGTCAGCAGGAGAAGTTATCGAAGCTATTGGTAACGTCAACTACAACGTGTTGCTGGAAGTTCAGCATACAAGGCGTAAGCTTATTCGATCGCATGCAAACCAGCTCAAGCACCGTGAAGCAGATGGCAATCTGCCCGATTCAACTAGTGAACTGAGCATTCTAGTTGACATGTTTGGACTCCATCCTGTACCAACATCAACCATACATGAGACGACAGCACCACCACCTGTTCTTCCGGACGTTCAAAAAGATCCAGTTGAGGCACCAGTCGAAACCCCAATACTACAAGACATCCCGGAGTTACCAGCTGGACATGAAAATGAACCAGATGATTGTCATGAACAACAAGTAGAAGCAAAAAACCCAGAACAACCAGTAACACCTGTTCTCCCAACATCGGAATGA
- the LOC129720378 gene encoding uncharacterized protein K02A2.6-like — MSSGEDKTSSGAENQGILKLILKQNKQLAEQNARLMAMMERFNIQEAPARPSSSPEFIIESNMKTFFIKDGAKLDDAAKVRLLLRSLSVTVHDKYVNFVLPTHPRDFSFEDTVKKLKQLFGMRTTLFSKRYQCFQLSKRTEEDYVTYAAAVNKRCEDFELNRTTADQFKSLIFICGLRSPKEADVRTRLLAKLESEGEGECKLETLINECQRVQNLKHDTALVEQKSSINASSKDNKLSSVPKTPCWQCGGMHYVRECSFANHTCKSCNKIGHKEGYCNCNSVKPNVGGTKKKKKKSTVNGVFAVNQVSSDRRKFLNVIIGGVMIRLQFDTASDITVISRQTWENLGSPKLQPTTNQAKTASGKPLHLIGELSCPITLGKIIKNGTCYVTTHPNLNLFGLDWIELFELWSHPLSAICNHVRSISIQPPIEQYKAAFPNVFKESLGLCKKTRVKLFLKQDARPVFKPKRPVPFTSVVKVDAEIDRLERLGIITPVNFSQWAAPIFTVKKPNGKVRICADYSTGLNAALEPNNYPLPVPDDIFTKLNGCKFFSIIDLLDAYLQVEVDDESKQLLTINTHRGLYRFNRLAPGVKSAPGAFQQLMNGMIADLDGIESFLDDIIVYSRTELEHHRRLTALFKRRVPSSGREMQHSSTANHISGAHRRRQWLAPRSSKS; from the exons ATGTCATCTGGCGAGGACAAAACTTCAAGCGGTGCTGAAAATCAAGGCATTCTTAAGCTTATTCTCAAGCAGAACAAACAGTTGGCGGAACAAAATGCTCGTCTCATGGCCATGATGGAACGTTTCAACATTCAAGAAGCACCGGCCCGGCCATCGAGCAGCCCCGAATTCATCATCGAATC AAATATGAAGACCTTTTTTATCAAGGATGGCGCAAAGCTGGACGATGCAGCTAAGGTCCGTCTCCTACTACGAAGCCTCAGTGTGACCGTGCACGATAAGTACGTAAATTTCGTTTTGCCGACGCATCCCCGGGATTTTTCTTTCGAGGATAccgtgaaaaaattgaagcagcTGTTTGGAATGAGGACTACCTTGTTCAGCAAACGGTACCAGTGCTTCCAACTTTCAAAACGCACTGAGGAGGACTACGTAACGTATGCAGCGGCAGTGAACAAGCGATGTGAGGATTTCGAGTTGAACCGTACCACAGCCGATCAATTCAAGTCTCTCATCTTCATCTGTGGGCTGCGTTCACCTAAAGAAGCTGACGTTCGAACCAGACTACTGGCCAAGCTAGAATCCGAAGGAGAAGGTGAATGCAAATTGGAAACACTCATCAACGAATGTCAACGTGTTCAGAATTTAAAACATGACACCGCCTTGGTAGAACAGAAATCATCGATAAATGCATCA TCAAAGGATAACAAGCTGTCAAGCGTTCCGAAGACACCATGCTGGCAGTGCGGTGGCATGCACTACGTTCGTGAATGTTCTTTTGCGAATCATACATGTAAATCCTGCAACAAAATAGGGCACAAGGAAGGTTACTGCAACTGCAACTCTGTGAAGCCCAACGTTggaggaaccaaaaaaaaaaagaagaagtccACAGTGAACGGCGTTTTTGCAGTAAATCAGGTGAGCAGTGACCGCAGGAAGTTTCTGAATGTCATAATCGGCGGAGTAATGATTCGGCTGCAGTTCGACACAGCATCCGACATAACCGTCATTTCAAGACAGACATGGGAAAACCTCGGATCACCGAAGCTGCAACCAACCACCAATCAGGCAAAAACGGCGTCTGGCAAACCCTTGCATCTCATTGGAGAACTAAGCTGCCCCATCACTCTgggaaaaatcatcaaaaatggCACCTGCTATGTAACCACACATCCAAATCTCAATTTGTTCGGTCTCGACTGGATTGAACTTTTCGAGCTGTGGTCACATCCTCTTTCGGCGATCTGCAATCATGTACGTTCCATCTCCATTCAACCTCCGATTGAACAGTACAAGGCGGCGTTTCCGAACGTATTCAAGGAATCGCTCGGACTTTGCAAGAAAACGAGAGTCAAGCTGTTTCTTAAACAAGACGCACGCCCCGTGTTCAAGCCGAAGCGTCCAGTTCCATTCACATCTGTAGTGAAAGTTGATGCCGAGATCGATCGTCTGGAGCGACTAGGAATAATCACACCGGTGAATTTTTCTCAGTGGGCCGCTCCAATCTTTACTGTGAAAAAGCCAAACGGAAAAGTACGCATCTGCGCCGACTACTCCACTGGACTGAACGCTGCTCTGGAGCCAAACAATTACCCGTTACCGGTTCCGGATGATATTTTCACCAAGCTcaacggttgcaagtttttcagCATCATCGACTTGTTGGATGCGTACCTTCAAGTTGAAGTAGATGACGAGTCGAAGCAGCTGCTAACAATCAACACCCATCGAGGACTTTACCGCTTCAACAGATTGGCACCAGGTGTAAAGTCTGCCCCTGGAGCTTTCCAACAGCTGATGAACGGCATGATAGCTGACCTCGATGGCATTGAATCATTCCTGGATGATATTATTGTATACAGCAGAACTGAGTTGGAGCATCATCGACGTCTTACGGCACTTTTCAAGAGACGGGTTCCATCTTCGGGAAGAGAAATGCAGCATTCTTCAACGGCAAATCACATATCTGGGGCACATCGTCGACGCCAATGGCTTGCGCCCAGATCCAGCAAAAGTTAA
- the LOC129721801 gene encoding sorting nexin-14-like produces the protein MLLYQVKEVLFKFYRDDVARIVALVILALSVVVGCYVSSLLGFTIFLFFINGCVVAVFTLNHKDRVSRYLQKVKDFFGYKDYDQHAALPCDVCGHEKCPRHNRNALVHEPWRGFLIDPTLDESIDRFFSHIIDNFISSWYSQIAPDEEFVLNIKTNMRDALCRLLLRAKQLDAPTVISNRLLPTFFIHYEIIAKMLIVDGVPMDRLAKTFLIDEYPIHPAVLNRQAELNYLRGVAKVMIPRLFTPENAGCKIFFNLIKELLTFWVLLPLLDVISDPNLFNLLIIAATDKRSKELRKVTKQNTAKVEILKDFIERSREKVNCDVEEIPGDEDILNDQNKLYYFMQFLIKEGAVEWLRFYLDVDILNKELEDPHITTDPTKLSSLHQQSEKLLQMYQSMMKSERETSVATTLNEAHERVKEKLEAKWRTHFSKTSEYFELVYGTREIRDNSDKKSNDTAGGGGTKLSSKFKEVIRGAVDGAPIEATEAPTVWDALNDAQAIPSNNIYSSMTQKLRKEKGQSLDAFMVTFMHSIEQSPDIGEDVIQFKEIVKKKHKTPGQSLVFGDLFELKKGSKNTHTTTLLSHSVRGPSQCLIYILVKILNAPFMIVRLALAFCCVSRRTVDTLIHNAIARLLRAGLKETRLAVLINLLREVVFLKKLPEPTPAELLRRQQDARKRLDELRSGLGIVADVLQSPALNKHLAYCLFDIILGEMYPEFESPAVWKE, from the exons ATGTTATTGTACCAAGTAAAAGAAGTTCTGTTCAAATTCTATCGAGATGATGTGGCCAGAATCGTAGCCCTGGTAATCTTGGCACTGTCCGTTGTCGTCGGATGCTATGTGag CTCTCTGCTAGGCTTCACAATCTTTCTGTTCTTCATCAATGGCTGTGTTGTGGCAGTATTCACGTTGAACCACAAGGACCGAGTCAGTCGCTATCTACAGAAAGTGAAGGACTTCTTTGGTTACAAAGATTAC GATCAGCATGCCGCTTTGCCATGCGACGTGTGTGGGCATGAAAAATGTCCTCGTCACAATCGCAATGCGTTGGTCCATGAGCCATGGAGAGGATTTCTCATCGATCCAACGCTAGACGAAAGCATTGACCGTTTTTTCTCACACATCATAGATAATTTCATTAGCAGTTGGTACTCGCAGATAGCACCGGACGAAGAATTTGTCCTCAACATTAAGACTAACATGCGAGATGCCCTTTGCAGGTTGCTACTCCGTGCAAAACAGTTGGATGCCCCAACCGTAATTAGTAACCGCCTGTTGCCAACATTTTTTATACACTATGAGATTATCGCTAAAATGTTGATAGTAGATGGCGTTCCGATGGATCGATTAGCCAAAACTTTTCTCATTGATGAGTATCCAATTCATCCGGCAGTACTAAACCGCCAAGCTGAGCTCAACTACCTGCGAGGAGTCGCTAAAGTTATGATACCACGCCTGTTTACACCGGAAAATGCAGgctgtaaaatattttttaatttaatcaaAGAGCTGCTGACGTTCTGGGTACTGTTGCCATTGCTGGATGTGATTTCTGATCCGAATTTATTCAATTTGCTGATCATCGCAGCCACCGATAAGCGATCAAAAGAGCTTCGGAAAGTTACCAAGCAGAATACGGCgaaagttgaaattttgaaagatttcATAGAACGCAGTCGTGAAAAGGTGAACTGCGATGTCGAAGAAATCCCCGGAGATGAGGATATTTTAAATGATCAAAATAAGCTCTACTATTTCATGCAGTTTTTAATTAAAGAGGGAGCTGTAGAATGGCTGCGTTTCTATTTAGATGTCG ACATTCTAAACAAAGAACTTGAGGATCCACACATCACAACCGATCCGACCAAACTGTCCTCGCTGCACCAGCAGTCAGAGAAGCTTCTGCAGATGTACCAAAGCATGATGAAATCTGAACGAGAGACGTCTGTTGCCACCACGCTGAACGAAGCCCACGAGCGGGTAAAGGAAAAACTAGAAGCAAAGTGGCGCACACATTTCAGTAAAACTTCGGAATACTTTGAACTTGTTTACGGTACGCGGGAAATTAGGGACAATTCGGACAAGAA ATCGAATGATACTGCGGGTGGCGGGGGTACGAAGCTAAGCTCCAAATTCAAAGAAGTCATCAGGGGAGCAGTGGATGGAGCCCCGATTGAGGCAACCGAAGCGCCGACCGTTTGGGATGCGCTGAATGATGCCCAGGCAATCCCTAGTAACAACATTTACAGTTCGATGACACAAAAACTGCGCAAAGAGAAGGGCCAAAGTTTGGACGCTTTTATGGTTACCTTCATGCACTCAATTGAGCAAAG TCCTGATATTGGAGAAGATGTGATTCAGTTCAAAGAGATAGTGAAAAAGAAACACAAAACTCCCGGTCAAAGTCTTGTTTTCGGAGATTTATTCGAACTGAAGAAGGGTTCGAAGAATACTCATACCACAACCCTGCTGTCGCACAGCGTGCGTGGTCCCTCTCAGTGCTTAATTTACATAC tGGTAAAAATCCTTAATGCGCCCTTCATGATTGTACGACTTGCGTTAGCATTCTGCTGTGTTTCTCGGCGGACCGTTGACACGCTTATTCATAACGCGATTGCTCGATTGTTGCGAGCTGGACTAAAGGAAACCAGACTGGCCGTTCTTATCAATCTTCTTCGGGAGGTTGTTTTTCTCAAGAAGCTACCGGAGCCGACACCGGCTGAGCTACTCCGGCGGCAACAGGATGCACGAAAACGCCTCGATGAGCTGCGATCCGGTCTGGGGATTGTGGCCGACGTATTACAATCGCCCGCCTTGAATAAGCATCTGGCGTACTGCTTGTTTGATATCATCCTGGGGGAGATGTATCCGGAATTCGAAAGTCCTGCTGTTTGGAAAGAATAA
- the LOC129722839 gene encoding peptidyl-prolyl cis-trans isomerase-like 1, with translation MLALQAGSTTGIPDKLWQPHFVTFETTMGEISIELYWKHAPNTCRNFAELSRRGYYNGTIFHRIIRDFMIQGGDPTGTGRGGQSIYGSTFSDEISPDLKHTGAGILSMANSGPDTNGSQFFITLAPTQWLDGKHTIFGRVHTGMQTVKRIGLVETDKNDRPVEQVKILKGKVEKY, from the exons ATGCTAGCACTGCAAGCGGGTTCAACAACCGGCATTCCTGACAAGTTATGGCAACCTCACTTTGTCACATTCGAAACAAC GATGGGTGAAATTTCCATCGAATTGTACTGGAAGCATGCCCCGAATACCTGCCGGAATTTCGCAGAGCTAAGCCGTCGTGGCTACTATAATGGAACGATATTTCATCGAATCATACGGGATTTCATGATCCAGGGAGGTGACCCCACCGGCACAGGTCGTGGAGGCCAGTCAATTTACGGATCAACGTTCTCCGATGAAATCAGTCCCGATTTGAAGCACACCGGAGCCGGAATACTGTCGATGGCAAACTCTGGTCCGGACACGAATGGGTCGCAGTTTTTTATTACGTTGGCTCCGACACAGTGGCTCGATGGAAAGCACACAATATTTGGCCGGGTACACACCGGAATGCAAACCGTCAAGCGGATAGGACTGGTCGAGACGGATAAAAACGATCGGCCCGTGGAGCAAGTGAAGATTCTCAAGGGAAAGGTGGAAAAGTATTGA